A region of the Poseidonibacter antarcticus genome:
AATGTTTCATCTACCATCTTCTCTGCTGTTTTGATTAATGCTTCTCTGAGTGCATTTTCAACATCTTCAATTTTTAGACCTTTTTCATATGCAATTGAGTCTAAAATATCTATAATTTTGTCCATTAATAACCTTCTGTTAACTTTTTATTTGTTGACATTGAAATGTAATGTTTTGATTTCCAATGTAGTGTAGACAGATATTATATCTAAATCTCCTTTTATAAAAATTAAAGTAAATTTAAGATAAAATAATTAGCTAATTAAAAATAAAAGGCTTAATATATGGAATTATTATTTGCAAGAACTGAATTAAGTGAAAAACCTAAAAAAGTGCAACTAGATAAAATTAAAGAAGATTTAAAAAAAGATGGTGAGAAAATATTCTATTTTGATAGAGATAACTCACATAAAGATATGATGGCATTGGTTGATGCTTTAGAAAATGAAGGCGTAAACGTATATTTTAGAGAAGTAAAATATGGATTAGCTGATGATGAGTATATGTATGAGGTTCATGCACTTTAAAAGGTGATAAAAGCTATGAGTTCAAATAAAAAATTATTTATTCAAACACTTGGTTGTCAAATGAATGACACAGATAGTCAACATATCGCAGCTGAGTTAGAAAAACATAAAGATTACTCTCAAACTAATATAATGGAAGATGCTGATTTAATTATCATTAATACATGTTCTGTAAGAGAAAAGCCTGTACAGAAGCTATTTTCGGAAATTGGTCAGTTTAATAAAAAGAAAAAAGATGGTGCTAAGATTGGTGTTTGTGGTTGTACCGCATCACATTTAGGTAGAGATATTATAAAAAGAGCACCATATGTTGATTTTGTTGTAGGTGCAAGAAATATTTCCAAAATTAAAGATGTTGTTGATATTAAAGGTTCTGTTGAAATCAGTATCGATCATGATGAATCAACATACGAATTTGCAACTGCAAAAACAAATAAATATAGAGCAAGTGTAAATATTTCAATTGGTTGTGATAAAAAATGTACTTACTGTATTGTTCCAAGCACTCGTGGTGAAGAAATTTCAATACCTGTTGAAATGATTGTTGACCAAGTTCAAAAATCAGTTGATATGGGTGCTGTTGAAGTTATGCTTCTAGGACAAAATGTAAACTCTTATGGAAGAAGATTTAGCGATGGTAGGGAAAAATCTACATTCACTAAACTTTTACAAGAAGTTTCAAAAATTGATGGACTAGAACGAATTAGATTTACATCTCCTCATCCTCTACATATGGATGATGATTTTATTGAAGAATTTGCAAGAAATAAAAAAATATCAAGATGTATTCATATGCCATTACAAAGTGGTTCTACTGAAATACTAAAAGCAATGAAACGTGGATATACAAAAGAATGGTTTATAAATAGAGCAAGTAAATTAAGAGATTTAGTTCCTGATTTAAGAATTACAACAGATATTATTGTTGCTTTCCCAGGAGAGAGTGATGAAGATTATGAAGATACTTTAGATGTTGTAAATAAAATAAAATTTGATCAAATTTTTAACTTTAAATATTCTCCAAGACCTGGGACAGAAGCTTTAAATATGGAAGATAAAGCAGTTCCAGATGAAATTGGAAGTTCTAGATTAACTAATTTAATAGAAGTTCATAAAAGACATTTAGAGGCTATTATGCCAACATATGTTGGAGAAACTTTAAATGTATTAGTTGAAAGCTTAAAACCTAATGGTGAAGTTTGTGGATTTAC
Encoded here:
- the miaB gene encoding tRNA (N6-isopentenyl adenosine(37)-C2)-methylthiotransferase MiaB is translated as MSSNKKLFIQTLGCQMNDTDSQHIAAELEKHKDYSQTNIMEDADLIIINTCSVREKPVQKLFSEIGQFNKKKKDGAKIGVCGCTASHLGRDIIKRAPYVDFVVGARNISKIKDVVDIKGSVEISIDHDESTYEFATAKTNKYRASVNISIGCDKKCTYCIVPSTRGEEISIPVEMIVDQVQKSVDMGAVEVMLLGQNVNSYGRRFSDGREKSTFTKLLQEVSKIDGLERIRFTSPHPLHMDDDFIEEFARNKKISRCIHMPLQSGSTEILKAMKRGYTKEWFINRASKLRDLVPDLRITTDIIVAFPGESDEDYEDTLDVVNKIKFDQIFNFKYSPRPGTEALNMEDKAVPDEIGSSRLTNLIEVHKRHLEAIMPTYVGETLNVLVESLKPNGEVCGFTDNYLQVFAKGSDELLGKFVNVKIISNTRTSLKGEIIE
- a CDS encoding HP0268 family nuclease, with product MELLFARTELSEKPKKVQLDKIKEDLKKDGEKIFYFDRDNSHKDMMALVDALENEGVNVYFREVKYGLADDEYMYEVHAL